One part of the Sesamum indicum cultivar Zhongzhi No. 13 linkage group LG14, S_indicum_v1.0, whole genome shotgun sequence genome encodes these proteins:
- the LOC105176868 gene encoding uncharacterized protein LOC105176868 produces MPLKPPHLHLHRSLSPTAKPLTPPYHLASNLLPAPAALNLKKSGATRLRNQRQRSSKAAISASLGPLDLTEDNIKQVLDDARVELAQLFDTSVNITGKAELAEVDGPYVKISLSGRFWHKRSTVLARLGNYLKQRIQEILEVDIEDEKQLDDSPENF; encoded by the exons ATGCCATTGAAACCTCCCCATCTTCATCTCCACCGTAGCTTATCGCCCACAGCAAAGCCTCtcactccaccgtatcatcTGGCATCAAACTTGCTCCCTGCACCGGCCGCATTGAATCTGAAGAAGAGTGGAGCAACAAGGCTGAGAAACCAACGGCAGAGATCATCTAAGGCTGCAATCTCAGCCTCACTTGGGCCACTCGATCTGACAGAGGATAACATCAAGCAGGTCCTGGATGATGCTAGAGTTGAG TTGGCCCAACTATTTGACACTTCTGTTAACATAACAG GAAAAGCAGAACTTGCTGAAGTAGACGGACCGTATGTGAAGATCAGCCTCAGCGGCCGGTTTTGGCATAAACGTTCCACGGTTTTGGCCAGGCTTGGGAATTACTTGAAGCAGAGAATC CAGGAAATATTGGAGGTTGATATTGAGGATGAGAAACAGTTGGATGATAGCCCAGAAAACTTCTGA
- the LOC105176867 gene encoding probable E3 ubiquitin-protein ligase HERC1: MLRFLNRKNRSPSGLLIGLARRWMSAKTTVMSFGDGSQGALGLAASPMGLCCDTYEPTPVPGLPPDLCSITAGHYHSLAVTSQGQVWAWGRNSESQLGRGQLSPRETWSQPQKVEGLNQVRIQAAFASGVISAAIGDDGTLWVWGKSNRGQLGLGKDVIEAILPARVESLLGQEIVKVSLGWGHALALSKDGKLFGWGYYADGRLGKIGKSLEASPLDSVAEKVYSSSENSNLMVETAEKLVLAAIEKEKEMPVIWEPTLVEELFDVKVVDIACGLDHSLVLCSDGSLLSGGSNVYGQLGRVKEDLGLHQVDMSQRPLSIASGLGHSLAICEHTLSESGEDSRSVVTWGWNQSSQLGREGSVNVPLVVDSLVGEMPISVSGGRVHSLAVTAKQEVWSWGCGRNGRLGLGSSVDEPEPTLVECLEGREVLQAVSGFDHNLVLVAE; this comes from the exons TCTGGCTCGGCGATGGATGTCCGCCAAAACGACCGTGATGAGCTTCGGCGATGGTTCCCAGGGTGCGCTAGGCCTGGCCGCTTCTCCAATGGGTCTGTGCTGTGACACCTACGAGCCCACTCCTGTCCCAGGCCTGCCGCCCGACCTTTGCAGCATCACCGCCGGCCACTACCACTCCCTCGCCGTCACTTCTCAGGGCCAGGTCTGGGCCTGGGGCCGTAATAGCGAATCGCAGCTTGGCCGTGGCCAACTTTCTCCTAG AGAGACGTGGAGTCAACCACAAAAAGTAGAAGGACTGAATCAAGTGAGAATACAAGCTGCATTTGCATCTGGTGTTATATCTGCTGCAATTGGAGATGATGGCACTTTGTGGGTATGGGGAAAGTCCAACCGTGGGCAGCTAGGTCTTGGGAAAGATGTTATTGAAGCTATTTTACCAGCTAGAGTTGAATCACTTCTTGGACAAGAGATAGTTAAG GTCTCCCTGGGTTGGGGGCACGCTCTTGCTCTGTCTAAAGATGGGAAACTGTTCGGCTGGGGTTACTATGCAGATGGTAGATTAGGAAAGATTGGTAAATCTTTGGAGGCCTCTCCACTTGATTCAGTTGCTGAGAAAGTGTATTCATCAAGTGAAAACTCGAATTTGATGGTTGAAACAGCAGAGAAATTGGTTTTAGCAGCAAtagagaaggaaaaggaaatgcCTGTCATATGGGAACCTACTTTAGTCGAAGAACTTTTTGATGTTAAAGTTGTGGATATAGCTTGTGGACTTGATCATTCTCTAGTATTGTGCA GTGATGGTTCTCTTTTAAGTGGGGGGAGCAACGTATATGGGCAGTTAGGTAGAGTAAAAGAAGATTTAGGACTGCATCAAGTTGATATGAGCCAAAGACCTCTGAGTATAGCGTCAGGACTAGGGCACTCTTTGGCGATCTGTGAACACACGCTATCAGAGTCGGGAGAAGATAGTAGAAGTGTCGTTACATGGGGATGGAACCAGAGTTCTCAACTTGGGAGAGAAGGGTCAGTGAACGTCCCTCTGGTTGTCGACAGTCTTGTTGGCGAGATGCCAATTTCTGTTTCTGGAGGGCGGGTCCATTCCTTAGCTGTGACGGCCAAGCAAGAGGTTTGGAGTTGGGGCTGCGGTAGAAATGGCAGGCTCGGATTGGGTAGCTCTGTTGATGAACCTGAACCGACGCTGGTTGAATGTTTGGAGGGTCGTGAAGTCTTACAAGCTGTCTCAGGGTTTGACCATAATCTTGTTCTGGTTGCTGAATGA